One window of the Longimicrobium sp. genome contains the following:
- a CDS encoding type II toxin-antitoxin system HicB family antitoxin, giving the protein MRFHIEIDREEDGRWIAEVPDLPGVLVYGRDRAEAIARVQALAKRVMVERKRHREPGPGC; this is encoded by the coding sequence CGAGATCGACCGCGAGGAAGACGGCCGCTGGATCGCCGAAGTGCCCGATCTGCCCGGTGTACTCGTCTACGGCCGGGACCGGGCGGAGGCGATCGCGCGAGTCCAGGCGCTTGCGAAGCGTGTGATGGTCGAGCGCAAGAGGCATCGAGAGCCAGGTCCGGGCTGTTGA